In Tachysurus fulvidraco isolate hzauxx_2018 chromosome 1, HZAU_PFXX_2.0, whole genome shotgun sequence, a single window of DNA contains:
- the hacd4 gene encoding very-long-chain (3R)-3-hydroxyacyl-CoA dehydratase 4: protein MSKKFDIQHTSEREAAQEMRCSLGFVYLFSYYLLQFCGHTWIFSNMTARFLSFGFDALAGTFYFVGVMMSMCQLLSVLELFHIADGIEECPLLPRLVQVVERNFLLFLIISQEEFQSKTVVCVLFYLWNILHLLRYPYQLLCLISTPSFNLLWARYTITIPVYVLSVITEGLSILQMLPFYESQGTYSVQLKTPVSAYVHFPYLVLAYLAVLAAGSGLTVRILLKERSQALDSWNRKTKHC, encoded by the exons ATGAGCAAGAAGTTCGACATTCAGCACACAAGTGAGCGAGAAGCAGCGCAGGAAATGAG GTGCAGTCTCGGCTTCGTCTACCTGTTCTCTTACTATTTACTCCAGTTCTGTGGACACACATGGATCTTTTCCAACATGACCGCCAGATTTCTGTCGTTTGGATTCG ATGCTTTAGCTGGCACGTTTTATTTTGTGGGAGTGATGATGAGCATGTGCCAGCTTTTGTCAGTGCTGGAGCTTTTCCACATTGCAGACGGAATAGAAGAATGTCCGCTCCTTCCTCGACTTGTCCAG GTGGTTGAGAGAAATTTCCTTTTATTCCTAATCATCAGTCAAGAGGAGTTTCAGAGTaaaacagtagtgtgtgtgctgttttatCTGTGGAATATTTTACACCTACTCAG GTACCCATATCAACTATTGTGCCTCATTAGCACTCCATCGTTTAATTTGCTGTGGGCACGCTACACCATCACCATCCCAGTCTACGTACTGTCTGTGATCACAGAAG GACTCAGTATTTTACAGATGTTGCCATTTTACGAGTCGCAAGGCACATATTCTGTCCAGCTGAAAACACCTGTCTCTGCCTATGTACATTTCCCATACCTGGTTTTGGCTTATCTTGCTGTGTTGGCAGCAG GTTCTGGCTTAACAGTACGAATCTTACTCAAAGAAAGGAGTCAGGCTCTTGACAGCTGGAATAGGAAGACAAAGCACTGCTAA
- the fcer1g gene encoding LOW QUALITY PROTEIN: high affinity immunoglobulin epsilon receptor subunit gamma (The sequence of the model RefSeq protein was modified relative to this genomic sequence to represent the inferred CDS: substituted 1 base at 1 genomic stop codon): MTIGXAAAMDNINICYVLDAFLFIYGLVLTVLYCRLKLQQDRWKNQGSGKKEAAEGVYEGLSHQTQDTYESIQMKGAKA, translated from the exons ATGACCATTGGCTAAGCTG CTGCTATGGATAACATAAACATCTGCTATGTCTTGGATGCCTTTCTGTTTATCTACGGACTTGTCCTAACTGTCCTTTACTGCAGATTGAAG CTACAGCAGGATCGTTGGAAAAATCAGGGTTCTGGGAag AAGGAAGCAGCAGAGGGAGTCTATGAA GGACTTTCACATCAAACTCAAGATACCTATGAGTCCATCCAAATGAAGGGCGCCAAGGCAtaa